Genomic segment of Oncorhynchus keta strain PuntledgeMale-10-30-2019 chromosome 5, Oket_V2, whole genome shotgun sequence:
AAGAGGTAAAGGACTCATCTGGAAAAAAGAAAAGGGCCAGGATGATGGAGGTCTACCAGTATAACAGTGTGTTGAAGTGACAACTCTTGATGCCATATACTTGCAGTGATTGGATATGGCATCCCTTGCTTGGTCTGTGGAAACCATATTGTTTTACTACAGTACCTGTGGCTATTCTCATCTGCACTCGGACAGTCCCCAGTGCAGTCacaggtggagggttagttgggtTTAAGGACCACAGATCAGTGTGGAGGAGAGCTGACCCCTCATATTGACACTGGACCTGCAGACTACAAACCAAGTCTCATTCAAAACATTTACTCCATAGTAGTTTCAAGCAATTAGGTTCTGGCTAACACCATGATATGGTAAAGTAGTCCAAATTGTAGTGCACTGTCCACAGGCAGGAAGAGAAATAAGCAGCTACCTGAAGGGAGAATGTTTGCCTGTAATCTTTGGATGCAGTTCCTCAACCTCTACCTCATAGCTTACAACATCCCCATTCACCTGTAAATAtaagagggggaaagaggtattTTTGCATACCTAAGAGTATTCAACATtacaagaagaaaaaaaatcagcATTATACTACTACCAGAGGTATTCAGGACAGCAATATACTACTGTAGAATAGGGCAGAAGGCAAACTAGACCTACTGACTCACCATCATCTTTGTGCCACACTCCCTCACCCCGATTTTAAAGACAGCTGTATCTGCAGAGGTAGCTACAGGAGAGCACTGTGGCTGACCCTTGACGGCAAGGTTGTTGGGGTTGAGTGGGGGGTCAGCGTCTTTCGCCTTCACAGAAAACACAAAATGGCCATCCAGAGAACAGGCTGAGAGCAAGAGGAGACAGAAATAAGGAGTTATTCTTGATATTTAATCTCTGAAATCACTATGCGCCAATCTCACCAAGACAGTCACTATCCCTCTGCTGATACTCTCTTTCAAAAGCATGTTCTCCATTGTACAAAATACACACAAAGCTAATTCCATTACTGTTCATTCTGTAATAGCAAGTTGAGTCATGATCATCATAGCAGCATCCCAGTTTGAGACAGCCATCATTGGAGACATCCTGGGGCCCACAGTCCACACGCAAAGCTCTATGGATGCTGCATTTTCCTGATCGTGCTGAAGGAAAGTAAATTGGAAGAATTACTTTTAGAGAGGTGGTACTAAATGGTACTGTAATCACTATGTGGGATAAATCATCTAAAATTCACCCCCTATGAAATTATATGAACTCACAGGTGCGACCGATGATGGGTTTCTGGGCCATCTTCTTGAGTAGGGGGCAGCTAATATTGACCCTGTACCATTGATCCCCTGCATCCAGCTGGACTCTCAAAGATACAACCACTGTGTCACCCTAAATATAAAACAAAGTGGTTTGATATGGCAATCAGGTTTACACACAAGACCTCTCAATGCAATGAACATCAAAAATACATGACCATACCTCAACCTGTGTATAGCAACTGTCATATCGACTCTGGAAAGAAAGAGTACcattcttctctccccttctcacgCCACAATGTTCTTTGGCTTTTGGCACAGGCACActgactccagacctgtctgGGGAAAATGAGATCAACCAGCATACCATAAATTCTAATTAAACAAACAAATCTGCAGATATAGAGGGCTAAAATATAATGGCGATTTACCTTTCACACGCAAGTTGTGAAGAACCGCTTGACCGAAAACTGCGCGTATTCGTCGGACGGTGCAGGTAACTCGAGGCAGGGCATCTTGTGCTCTAGTTTGAGCGGTTTTCTGCTGCACGAGAGTTGAAAGGCATCGGTAATATGGCGAAAAGAATGTAAATATTACACAAATCATAAGTAGCATCGTTAGGCTACAGGTTATGCTGTGTTTAATTGTGACAAAGGTAATATTTTGCGCGGTATTTGTGTAGTGAAGAAACGTGTCTTGTAAGACCAGTAATTAGAGTGATGAGGCAGGACATTGCGTCAGGCTTTGTTAGCCGACCGGTGATTAAGTCAATTATCACAGTCTGACTGTATGTTGGCCTGCTGTATGTGATACATCCGTGACTGAATGAatgataacattttattttatgaatacatttgatgtATTATTAAGGGATCCTTCCAACTTTTACCCATTTGTTTTCTTTAATAGCCTACTGTGGGAAAAGTTTGGCTATATTGTGGACTTTCATTCTAATTCTATGTTGAGTCCAAAGGAAAATGAGGACATATCACCCTTGATTAAAAGATCAAAGTAAAGTGAAGGTAGTGTATGGCACATTTGCACTGTGCATACAATATTACGCAATTCATTTTCACCTCAGGGTCAGTAAATGCAATTATTACATAACAACCTCaatccccttctcttctctcacagTCACCATGCTCATTTCTCAGTCCCAATGGAAATGCTTGTACCGATTGCTTGTACCCACCCAATCTATGTTATGAGGCTTTTTAACATGAGCACTTATATTCATTGATGATGTGCTGCTTTTAATGTCAGTGTGTCCTTTGTTGTTTTATTGTGTATTTATTGGTGGTGTTATGTATTGGCTGGTTCAATCAAATGTGCCCTTTTGGGGATTAATAAAGAACTATCTTATCCTATTACATAGCCAGGCCCATCTTTTTGCTACATATTGGAAGCCACAAAATGAAATAGAACGTTGTATCTTTATGCTGTAAACACTGTGTTCAGTAGGCCTACTGTCACTGTGGCCACGCATGGTATTGTCCCCCATGTAATGCAGACACAGAACAGGATGAAAATAGCTATATAGGACAACATTTGGAAGTCTACTTTTTGCATGTAGCAATTTGAGGAAGATCATAGAGCAAGATTACTTGTAAATTCATGTGATCTACATAATTGCAGCTAAATTAAAAGTTGTCCCACTGAGACAAGACAGGCCTCATGTCAGTTAAAAGTGGGATGGACATGATATACACATAGTTAAACTAAGTGATGAGAAAATATATTCACATTTCGTTTTTTTTCCTGTATTCCATCCTTTTTTTGGACCATACATAAGTCATGACTCATGAGCCATAAACTGATTACACAATTGGCCTACTAACTTTTCAATTACATGTGTTGGTTGTACAAGCAGAATTATATAATCCAATTTGGAATATATAGCCACCCTTTAGATGTTGTAGTATTGGACTACGACTGAGGCAAATTCGAAGCACATTCTATAAAAACATGACATAATGGATGATGTTTAAACAATAATCAATCATATATGAAAAGCATTTACTCTCCTTAGGCTTGCTCAGCTCTCTTCACAACCACAATGCTGTATTATTTCATCCAAACCAATCTCAAATATCCCACCTAACCTCAACACACTAGATTTATATGACAATCTCAATTCAAAGGCTTGTTGACAATATGGGAAACAATGTTGGCAAACAGAACATTGCAGTCACAGCACATGAAACAGCTGATCCTGTGACGTACACTTTGAGGTTTTTGGGGCATTCCTCTCATTTCCAGTGTGTAGCTGTACCTGACGAAGAGTACATTAGACTATCTGAACATGGCTTTAAATCGAAATCATTCTCAAAACGGAGGAGTTTTGATAAACAACGGCGAGAGGTTAGTGAATCATTAATCGCCACGAAGCTCACTTTCTAAAGGTAGCTTAGTTAGCTAACTCGCAAGTTAACGTTAGCTGTTatggtaatgttagctagctagctagcaagataGCTTCCGTACTTAGTGTTAATTAAATCTAGCCAATGTCAGTTAGCTACTTGGGTTGCTTTTTAAAAATTATTCAGCAAGCCCTATTTTGTAGTGATAACGTCGTTAGCTAGTTTAATAATTTTAGCTAGCTACCAGTCAGCAACGTCGTTGTTGGCCTTGCTGGCaggaaaagctacctaagtactAGGTCAGTCAGTCATCATTACGCATTTGAAACGTAttaaagctaacgttagctagatacaTTTTCTTACTTTAGTCAAACTAGGTGTAAGAGTAAGCTAGCTAAATACGTTTGTTTTCCAGGGAGGTAGACACAGCAATGTCAACAGAGAGTGAGCCCGCCCGCCCCAACTACAACCTGAGTCTAAAGTAAACGTTGTGACAGAGTTTTAGGAAGTTGATTAAGTAACAGGAACTTAGGAAATATACTAATAAAGAACTTTTCATAATAGTTAGATTTGGCACATTCTGGAAGTGTCAGATTTAACCAACCAACCAGTATGTGAAATGCCAATAGTAGGCCTATGTTAAATGATGTAGACCTTACAGAATCCCACTATGTCCATTGACACTCGGTTCTGCTAGGATTCTACGACAGTATTTGTCCTATGGAGGACCTGTCATACATACCATACCTATTGATCAGTAAATTCACTACACATGCCTAAACTGAACATGTATGCTCCACTAGTGTGTTGAGGGAATGCAAGAATGTGGAGCTGTCCTTCAGTGATGTCACCAGCAAGACAGACCTGCTGAGGGGGACCAAGAAAGGGACTGTTTACCTCACTCCATACAGGGTATGTTTATTATCTGACCATGCTGGTCCTGTGTGCCTGTTGGAAGATAATCATTTTTCTTCTATGAGGTTTAATAGCGTttggcatccaataaatgttgcattgccatcacctactagactggagtataactcccttatacaaaaaataataataatctacaAATACCTTACCATCTAACCCTGCACTCACtaaaaaccatctctgcagctgccaccacaacctcgaTTTTCTATGACTTAcgttccatccctgcagtacagttgataaccattgctataaatgctaaaaatccaatcttactgaaacatatccctctgtactggtacagttcTACTACTCAagccactcctctcaggatccctcccccttgatccgtcttcctctactttcttcagtgcctcagcatatgacaacttctgcactactctaaccctggaaacctcaacctgcctctacGGGACATTTCTGATCTCCAGCCTcatgggcacccctacaattaacacataccactactttcaccaatgctacacattcctttgtctcgtgcccttctgcacacttctcacacctaggaacctccctcctataCACTGctgcccataagcttgacacctgtaacaatgTAATGTATTTGGCACAAAAGTTTTTACGGGCTAACTTATGTATCCTAACATCACTTTTTTGGGGAAAGACTCAACATCAAAAGTAAAAAAGGGGGCTTCCCGAGTGGTGcggtctacggcactgcatcgcagtgctagaggcatctctacagacccgggttcaatcccaggctgtgtcgcagctggcTACGACccggagacccatgaggcagcgcacaattggcctagcgtcatatgggttaggggagggtttggctggccggaatgtccttgtcccattgcgctctagtgactccttgtggtgggctgggcgTCTGCAAGCTGACTCCGGTCGCCAGCTGGAtgttgtttcctccgacacattggttaggctggcttccgggttaagtgagcagtgtgtcaagaagcagtggcTTGGCAGcgtcgtgtttcagaggacgcatggctctcgaccttcgcctctcctgagtccgtagggtagttgcagcgatgggacaagactttgactaccaattggatattgagaaaagggggtaaaaaattaACTACAAATAAAAACTCACAAAGACATACGACTCTTCTGTTTCACCACTCACGCCATCCTGTCTGCCGTATCACAAACTAGAAGACTACCATTGCTCTGTTTGTCCTCGTTTCAGTTGGTGTTTGTGTCCAGTAATGCCAAGGACTGCCTGGGGTCTGTGATGTTCCCATACTACCTGATGAAGGGCTGCAGCATTGAGCAGCCAGTCTTCGCCGCCAATTACATCAGGGGCACAGTGTCTGCTGAAGCTGGGGGTAGGCAGCAGTTTGTTGTCCTCCTGTAGCATTCAATACCATCATGAGGAAATAACTGTAGAGCATGCAAAGTGTTTATGGCCTCCAGTCCCAGGTATGGCCTGATGTGTCCTAGGAATACATGTAGAAGTGAATCAATGACGCAAGTGTGATTTGCCAAGGCCAGATATTTTCCGAGGCTGACATCAGTCTGTAAACCACAATCTCGTTTTACTTACAATGTCTATGTGTCAAAGTttttagcagcagtagtagtttttagcagcagcagtagaaatTGAAGTGTGACATCTCCTCCAAAGCACTGATTATAATTCAATATCAGACGTGTAATTTAATGCAAAGACAAGTACACAGTGCTCATCAATGTTTTGACTCTACTTTCTTTGGTTTCAGGAGGCTGGGAAGGCCAGGCTAGCTTCAAGATGTCTTTTTCCAGTGGGGGAGCCATCGAGTTAGGTCAGCACCTCTTCAAACTGGCAACAAATGGTAAGTAATTTCATGACTGCCATGTTTGTCAGTAAAGAGCCTATTTGTCATTCAACATACAGTATCTGCTTTATTCAGTTTATATTGTACAATTTAAATAATTCATTTAACATGTACATCACTAAAGAATTTCCTGGTAATGCAGTCAAAGTTTGTTATATTTGTTAGGCTACATATTTGTTTTACATGTTACTCTTTTAGTCCAGTCTGTATTTTAAGATTAACCCTCAACTTTGTTTTAGCATCTCGTGCCCCTCCTGCTCAAAATGGAGGTGCCTCCTTTGGCTATCCCTCTCCTGGAGTGATGAATGGCTACGGCCCACCAGCTGTTCCTCAGAACTACCCGTATGAATCCCCACCCCAGCAGAATGGTTTCTACCAGCCTCCCCCAGGCAACATGGGCTATCCCTACCCTATGGCAGCCGCAGGTTGGTTATTAAAGAACTTTATCATTGCTATAAAACTGTTTGTATGTTATGCAGGTTTGGGTCATAATAATTGAGAATCAAATGCTATGATGCTAGCAGATTGAAGTTTACATTAGAGATTGCCTAGCACTTAAATATGGAAATATTTTGGATAATGCCTCCATTGTTATGAGTGTATGAATTTTATTGATTGGTATCAATATTTATAACTACTTCAAGTAAAGATGTGTCCCCAAGGCTGTTATGAGTATTTTGTTTATTCTCTCTTGTGTTGCAGGAATGTACCCATCTGCCCCTGCCTACATGGCCCCACCTCCCCCCTATCCTGGGCCCCCTCAAAACTGGGCTGCTCTCCCTGCAGgtttgtctccctgtctctctctgtatgtctggaTCGCTGCATCTGTCTGATGCCATCAGTCTGCCTCAATATGAAGCACATGACGCATGGCACTAAGAAAGGAGTGCTGATGTCGTAACCGGTACACATCATATTAAATAGGAGAAACAAACAAAATACCTCTCGCCCCTAGTCTCCCTTACCCCATAAAACAACCCAGTTGGCCTGAACTCAGTACGCCTAATTTACATATCAGTTGTGTGTTTATTTGTGGGTTTTGGAGAATTGAAATAGAGTTGGAAGTGTGCATCATTCAGTCCGGAAGATGTCTTGTCACGAGTATCCTGCTGCAATATACTGTGCTAAGtgtgctccattgtctctccTACTCTACAGTTGTAGTAGCATGTGCTTCTGTATCAGTTACTATACATGTGCATTATCCTCCcctcatttctctgtctctccctgatcC
This window contains:
- the LOC118377003 gene encoding WW domain-binding protein 2-like isoform X1; protein product: MALNRNHSQNGGVLINNGESVLRECKNVELSFSDVTSKTDLLRGTKKGTVYLTPYRLVFVSSNAKDCLGSVMFPYYLMKGCSIEQPVFAANYIRGTVSAEAGGGWEGQASFKMSFSSGGAIELGQHLFKLATNASRAPPAQNGGASFGYPSPGVMNGYGPPAVPQNYPYESPPQQNGFYQPPPGNMGYPYPMAAAGMYPSAPAYMAPPPPYPGPPQNWAALPAGNAKAAEAAGSAYFNPNNPHNVYMPMEQPPPYAPSAPPAPYPGYPEKKNN
- the LOC118377003 gene encoding WW domain-binding protein 2-like isoform X2; translation: MSTESEPARPNYNLSLNVLRECKNVELSFSDVTSKTDLLRGTKKGTVYLTPYRLVFVSSNAKDCLGSVMFPYYLMKGCSIEQPVFAANYIRGTVSAEAGGGWEGQASFKMSFSSGGAIELGQHLFKLATNASRAPPAQNGGASFGYPSPGVMNGYGPPAVPQNYPYESPPQQNGFYQPPPGNMGYPYPMAAAGMYPSAPAYMAPPPPYPGPPQNWAALPAGNAKAAEAAGSAYFNPNNPHNVYMPMEQPPPYAPSAPPAPYPGYPEKKNN
- the LOC118376991 gene encoding zona pellucida sperm-binding protein 4-like isoform X1, translating into MLLMICVIFTFFSPYYRCLSTLVQQKTAQTRAQDALPRVTCTVRRIRAVFGQAVLHNLRVKDRSGVSVPVPKAKEHCGVRRGEKNGTLSFQSRYDSCYTQVEGDTVVVSLRVQLDAGDQWYRVNISCPLLKKMAQKPIIGRTSRSGKCSIHRALRVDCGPQDVSNDGCLKLGCCYDDHDSTCYYRMNTCSLDGHFVFSVKAKDADPPLNPNNLAVKGQPQCSPVATSADTAVFKIGVRECGTKMMVNGDVVSYEVEVEELHPKITGKHSPFSLQVQCQYEGSALLHTDLWSLNPTNPPPVTALGTVRVQMRIATDESFTSFLPEDQLPLTLYLRKPVYVEVSITPPSPDPSLSLRVRDCFAYPASRHSVWTLLYDGCPNPLDSMRSSVPVDSRGKTTSHSQVRRFDVKTFSFFDPETGNPSVEEVYFYCWVEICTEEEECKQHCSITSPDGERERRESGSDRVSQLVSFGPVLLGQNGSGQEQNHSDHLNIAFQVSMYSVIVICTSILFFLLFSSWSMSCQVAEVKENDVEMETRNNETGLQVEQAQ
- the LOC118376991 gene encoding zona pellucida sperm-binding protein 4-like isoform X2: MLLMICVIFTFFSPYYRCLSTLVQQKTAQTRAQDALPRVTCTVRRIRAVFGQAVLHNLRVKDRSGVSVPVPKAKEHCGVRRGEKNGTLSFQSRYDSCYTQVEGDTVVVSLRVQLDAGDQWYRVNISCPLLKKMAQKPIIGRTSRSGKCSIHRALRVDCGPQDVSNDGCLKLGCCYDDHDSTCYYRMNTCSLDGHFVFSVKAKDADPPLNPNNLAVKGQPQCSPVATSADTAVFKIGVRECGTKMMVNGDVVSYEVEVEELHPKITGKHSPFSLQVQCQYEGSALLHTDLWSLNPTNPPPVTALGTVRVQMRIATDESFTSFLPEDQLPLTLYLRKPVYVEVSITPPSPDPSLSLRVRDCFAYPASRHSVWTLLYDGCPNPLDSMRSSVPVDSRGKTTSHSQVRRFDVKTFSFFDPETGNPSVEERI